One window of the Lytechinus variegatus isolate NC3 chromosome 3, Lvar_3.0, whole genome shotgun sequence genome contains the following:
- the LOC121411327 gene encoding centromere protein K-like yields the protein MASQNSKQEPESTLKAECEESWKQVNKNQAVLLSQPIHGPVGDSQNALPAILKMKERCLQGEINAVKAKKIQVLPNDQVILESLLKEELQKNVSQLEECLSVVEGRRRELEDDLARQNELLSQHQDMNRALESRLREAKEGGGKKSRLSEDGQIKILKRKQEKAREVHKVLLNQIGNFVGKHFPLPDTSKKRQAEQIQYKSLLEIIEILMNKGMDGGTDPYVFMHETFWPPYIELLLRCDIASRHPQDANRIRLVPLHL from the exons ATGGCATCGCAGAATTCCAAACAAGAACCTGAATCAACATTGAAAGCAGAATGTGAAGAGTCATGGAAGCAAGTAAACAAA AACCAAGCTGTCTTGCTATCACAGCCGATACATGGACCGGTTGGAGACTCACAGAATGCT CTGCCTGCCATATTGAAGATGAAGGAAAGATGTCTTCAAGGAGAAATCAATGCTGTTAAAGCAAAAAAGATTCAAG TGCTTCCTAATGATCAAGTGATTTTAGAATCCTTGTTGAAAGAGGAGCTGCAAAAGAATGTTTCCCAGCTAGAGGAGTGTCTCTCTGTGGTGGAAGGGAGACGGAGAGAGCTGGAAGATGATCTTGCCAG GCAAAATGAGTTATTATCACAACATCAGGATATGAATAGAGCTTTAGAATCCAGATTGAGAGAAgcaaaagaaggaggaggaaagaagtCAAGGCTTAGTGAAGATGG tCAAATAAAGATATTGAAGAGGAAGCAGGAGAAAGCCCGTGAAGTTCACAAGGTTCTCCTGAATCAGATAGGAAACTTTGTTGGAAAACATTTCCCCTTGCCTGATACATCAAAGAAGCGACAG GCAGAACAGATTCAGTACAAATCACTCCTAGAGATAATTGAG ATCTTGATGAACAAAGGGATGGATGGTGGCACTGATCCATATGTTTTCATGCATGAAACATTTTGGCCTCCTTACATAGAACTCTTACTTCGCTGTGATATAGCATCCAGACATCCACAAGATGCCAACCGTATAAGACTGGTACCTCTCCATCTCTAA